The DNA region GAGGTGGTGTTGGCCAGCTCCTTGGCCGCGTCGAAGAGCCCGTCGAACTCCTCGCCCGGCAGGCCGAGCACGATGCGGCCGTACATCTGGATGAACCGCCGGTAGGAGTCGTAGGCGAAGCGCTCGTCGCTGGTCTGCTTGGCCAGACCCTCGACCGACTCGTCGTTCAGGCCGAGGTTCAGCACGGTGTCCATCATCCCCGGCATCGAGAACTTGGCCCCCGAGCGCACGCTCACCAGGAGCGGGTCCCCGGGGTCGCCGAGGTGCTTGCCCATGGCCTTCTCGAGCTTGTCCAGGGCCCGGTCGATCTCCTTGGTGAGCCCGTCCGGCCAGCCGCCGGCCATATAGGCGCGACAGGCATCGGTGGAGATCGTGAACCCGGGCGGCACCGGCAGCTCCAGCACCGACGTCATCTCGGCCAGGTTGGCACCCTTGCCGCCGAGGAGGTCCTTCATCTCCATCGGCGGCTTGCGGTGCTTGTGGTCGAAATTGAAGACGTACGCCATCCGGGCCCTCCTGCCACGTTCTACGCCCCGAGCCTACCCACAAGGCCGGCGCGGCCGGGAGGCCCTCAGGTGAGCGGGAGCCGAGCCCTCAGCTCGTCGATCAAGCTGTCGATGGGCACACGGACCTGGTCGGTGCTGTCCCGTTCCCGGATGGTCACCGCCATGTCGTCGAGGCTGTCGAAGTCGACCGTGACGCAGTAGGGCGTGCCGATCTCGTCCTGGCGACGGTAGCGGCGACCAATCGACTGCGTCTCGTCGTAGTCGCACATGAAGTGGGGCTGGCACAGCGCGAGCACCTTGCGGGCCACCGGCGTCAGCGTTTCCTTCTTCGACAGCGGGAGGATGGCGACGTCGTAGGGCGCTATCCGGTGATGGAGGCGCAGGATCGTTCGATGCTCGCCGCCGACCTCGTCCTCGTCGTAGCCGGCCAGCAGAAAGGCCATCATGGCCCTGGTGGCGCCAGCGGCCGGCTCGATGACGTAGGGGACGTAACGCTCCCCTGTCGATTGGTCGAAGTACTCCAGCCGCTCCCCCGAGGCGGCGGAGTGCGCCTTCAGGTCGTAGTCGGTGCGATTGGCCAGACCCTCGAGCTCGCCCCAACCCCAAGGAAAGGCGAACTCGATGTCGGCGGTGCGGGCCGAGTAGTGGGACAGCTCCTCGGCGTCGTGCTCCCGGAGACGGAGGCGATCCTCGGGGATCCCCAGGCCCCGGTACCACGCCATGCGCTCCGCGCACCAGTACTCGAACCAGGTGTCCGCCTCCGCCGGAGGCACGAAGTACTCCATCTCCATCTGCTCGAACTCACGGGTGCGGAAGACGAAGTTGCCTGGGGTGATCTCGTTGCGGAACGACTTGCCGATCTGGGCGATACCGAACGGCGGCTTCTTCCGCGTCGTCTGGAGCACGTTGTTGAAGTTGAGGAACATGCCCTGGGCTGTCTCCGGTCGGAGGTAGGCCACTGAGGCCTCGTCCTCAACCGGTCCCACGAAGGTCTTGAACATCATGTTGAACGCTCGGGGCTCGGTGAGATCCTTCGAGCCACAGTTGGGACAGACCCCGCCGATCTCATCCGCCCGCCAGCGCTCCTTGCAGTTTCGGCAGTCGACGAGCGGGTCGGCGAAGTTGGTGAGGTGGCCCGAGGCCTCCCAGACCTTGGGGCTGGTGAGGATGGCCGCATCGATGCCGACGACGTCGTCGCGCAGCTGGACCATGGACCGCCACCAGGCATCCTTCACGTTCCGGAGGGCGAGCACGCCGAGCGGCCCGTAGTCGTAGGTCGAGCGGAACCCTCCGTAGATCTCGGCCGACGGGAACACGAAGCCCCTGCGCTTGCAGAGGTTGACAACGCGCTCC from Acidimicrobiales bacterium includes:
- a CDS encoding glycine--tRNA ligase codes for the protein MPPEDLMERVVNLCKRRGFVFPSAEIYGGFRSTYDYGPLGVLALRNVKDAWWRSMVQLRDDVVGIDAAILTSPKVWEASGHLTNFADPLVDCRNCKERWRADEIGGVCPNCGSKDLTEPRAFNMMFKTFVGPVEDEASVAYLRPETAQGMFLNFNNVLQTTRKKPPFGIAQIGKSFRNEITPGNFVFRTREFEQMEMEYFVPPAEADTWFEYWCAERMAWYRGLGIPEDRLRLREHDAEELSHYSARTADIEFAFPWGWGELEGLANRTDYDLKAHSAASGERLEYFDQSTGERYVPYVIEPAAGATRAMMAFLLAGYDEDEVGGEHRTILRLHHRIAPYDVAILPLSKKETLTPVARKVLALCQPHFMCDYDETQSIGRRYRRQDEIGTPYCVTVDFDSLDDMAVTIRERDSTDQVRVPIDSLIDELRARLPLT